In Pedobacter sp. WC2423, the following are encoded in one genomic region:
- a CDS encoding DUF1080 domain-containing protein: protein MNRYHKFLILSLGSLLTFAAADTTLYAADYSPAAHLLNAATAKALIGRWDITMDENGKAVPSWLEVKLSGNSTLTGYFVGVSGSARPIAKISFKDGKFSFTIPPQWEKGDQDFVIEGELTGDKIQGTLVTSEGKKYNWKGVKAPYLYRTTPVVWAKPIALFNGKDLTGWKALGENQWIVKNGILTSPHSGANLISDQKFTDFKLHVEFKYQKGSNSGVYLRGRYEVQIEDSPKDAHPSSVLFSGVYGFLPPNQIAALGPDQWQTYDITLIGRMVTVVANGKTVISNQEIPGITGGALDSKEGEAGPVYFQGDHGPIEFRKIIITPIR from the coding sequence ATGAACAGGTATCATAAATTTCTTATTTTAAGCTTAGGCAGTCTGCTTACATTCGCAGCAGCGGATACTACTTTGTATGCAGCAGACTATTCTCCGGCAGCTCACCTTCTAAATGCAGCGACAGCAAAAGCCCTGATAGGGCGTTGGGATATCACCATGGATGAAAATGGCAAAGCTGTTCCATCCTGGTTAGAGGTTAAGCTTTCAGGTAACAGTACCCTCACCGGTTATTTCGTTGGTGTATCAGGAAGTGCCCGTCCAATTGCTAAAATATCTTTTAAGGATGGCAAATTCAGCTTTACTATTCCGCCGCAATGGGAAAAAGGAGACCAGGATTTTGTGATAGAAGGTGAATTAACAGGAGATAAAATTCAGGGGACTTTAGTGACCAGTGAAGGAAAAAAATACAATTGGAAAGGCGTAAAAGCCCCTTATTTATACAGAACCACCCCGGTAGTCTGGGCTAAACCAATCGCTTTATTTAATGGAAAAGATCTGACCGGCTGGAAAGCTTTGGGAGAAAACCAGTGGATTGTTAAAAACGGTATTTTGACCAGTCCGCATTCCGGTGCTAATTTAATATCAGATCAGAAATTTACAGACTTCAAATTACACGTAGAATTTAAATATCAAAAAGGCAGTAACAGCGGGGTCTATTTAAGAGGCCGTTACGAAGTTCAAATTGAAGATAGTCCTAAAGACGCACATCCTTCAAGTGTGCTGTTTAGTGGGGTTTATGGCTTCCTGCCACCCAATCAGATTGCTGCGCTTGGCCCTGATCAATGGCAAACTTATGATATCACCCTGATTGGGCGTATGGTTACTGTAGTGGCAAACGGAAAAACAGTGATCAGTAACCAGGAAATCCCCGGAATTACAGGCGGTGCGCTGGATAGTAAAGAAGGCGAAGCAGGGCCGGTTTATTTTCAGGGAGATCACGGGCCGATTGAATTCAGAAAAATTATAATTACCCCGATCAGATAA